From a single Miscanthus floridulus cultivar M001 chromosome 8, ASM1932011v1, whole genome shotgun sequence genomic region:
- the LOC136468556 gene encoding uncharacterized protein: MRRRRWAPLAAACLVALAVLLAAVHGGGAPMPAVRRSGAARVAAFDTAVATSVARCKKQGNRAGAACAGLPGGGGGDDDDKRVVPTGSNPLHNR, translated from the coding sequence ATGAGGAGGCGACGGTGGGCGCCCCTCGCCGCCGCCTGCCTCGTTGCGCTCGCCGTGCTCCTGGCCGCCGTCCACGGAGGCGGCGCGCCAATGCCCGCGGTCCGCCGCTCGGGCGCGGCGCGTGTCGCCGCCTTCGACACCGCCGTCGCCACCAGCGTCGCGCGGTGCAAGAAGCAGGGGAACAGAGCTGGCGCCGCCTGCGCGGGGTTGCCCGGCGGAggtggcggcgacgacgacgacaagcGGGTCGTGCCCACCGGCTCCAACCCCTTGCACAACCGATGA